In Sphaeramia orbicularis chromosome 14, fSphaOr1.1, whole genome shotgun sequence, the following are encoded in one genomic region:
- the dhrs11a gene encoding dehydrogenase/reductase SDR family member 11a translates to MERWKGRVALVTGASVGIGAAVARALVQQGMRVVGCARNVDKIEKLAAECQSAGFSGTLIPYKCDLSNEEEILSMFSAIKTLHKGVDVCINNAGLAHNEPLLSGRTDGWRNMMDVNVLALSICTREAYKSMKERNVDDGHIININSMGGHRVVPSADEHFYCATKYAVTALTEGIRQELREANTHIRATCISPGIVETEFAFRHHNSDPEKAAAVYESMKCLKAEDIASAVTFVLSAPPHVQIGDVQMRPVEQVS, encoded by the exons ATGGAGCGGTGGAAAGGCAGAGTGGCCCTGGTGACCGGAGCCTCGGTGGGGATCGGAGCGGCTGTAGCCCGGGCGCTGGTCCAGCAGGGCATGAGGGTCGTCGGCTGCGCCCGGAACGTCGACAAGATAGAG AAGCTGGCGGCTGAGTGTCAGAGCGCCGGGTTCAGCGGGACGCTTATCCCGTATAAATGTGACCTGTCCAACGAGGAGGAGATCCTGTCCATGTTCTCTGCCATCAAGACGCTGCATAAGGGCGTGGATGTGTGCATCAACAACGCCGGCCTCGCCCACAACGAGCCTCTGCTGAGCGGGAGGACGGACGGATGGAGGAACATGATGGAT GTGAACGTCCTGGCCTTGTCCATCTGCACCCGGGAGGCGTACAAATCTATGAAGGAGAGGAACGTGGACGATGGACACATCATCAATATTAACAG TATGGGTGGACACCGGGTCGTTCCCAGTGCTGATGAACATTTCTACTGCGCCACCAAATATGCTGTGACGGCGCTGACCGAAGGCATACGACAGGAACTACGAGAGGCCAACACCCACATCAGAGCCACG tgtataTCTCCTGGAATAGTGGAGACAGAGTTCGCCTTCAGGCATCACAACAGTGACCCAGAGAAAGCAGCAGCTGTTTATGAGAGTATGAAG TGTCTGAAGGCTGAGGACATCGCCAGTGCAGTGACCTTCGTCCTCAGTGCTCCTCCACATGTCCAG ATCGGAGACGTGCAGATGAGGCCGGTGGAGCAGGTTTCATAG